A stretch of Patagioenas fasciata isolate bPatFas1 chromosome 4, bPatFas1.hap1, whole genome shotgun sequence DNA encodes these proteins:
- the FGF5 gene encoding fibroblast growth factor 5 — protein sequence MSPSFLLLLALLALPARSRREQVPGGAQPGTADRNAPALSSSSSAARPSRFPRSRPGRRRGRLYCRVGIGFHLQLHPDGRVDGAHDASPLSILEIFAVSQGIVGIRGVFSNKFLAMSKKGKLHASARFTADCHFRERFQENSYNTYASAVHRSPRSGREWYVALNKRGKAKRGCSPRARPQHVSTHFLPRFRQPQPPELAFTVTLPEKKPPPPKLKVAPSPPRKSPGLVKYRLKFRFG from the exons ATGAGCCcgtcctttctcctcctcctcgccctccTCGCCCTGCCCGCCCGCTCCCGGCGGGAGCAGGTGCCCGGCGGGGCGCAGCCGGGGACGGCGGACCGCAACGCCCCTgcgctttcctcctcctcctcggcggCAAGGCCGAGTCGCTTCCCGCGGAGCcgcccggggcggcggcggggccggctgtACTGCCGGGTGGGCATCGGCTTCCACCTCCAGCTGCACCCCGACGGCCGGGTGGACGGCGCCCACGACGCCAGCCCGCTCA GTATTTTGGAAATATTTGCTGTGTCTCAGGGGATTGTAGGAATACGAGGAGTTTTCAGCAACAAATTTTTAGCGAtgtcaaaaaaaggaaaactccATGCAAGT GCCCGGTTCACGGCGGACTGCCACTTTCGGGAGCGCTTCCAGGAGAACAGCTACAACACCTATGCCTCGGCTGTGCACCGCAGCCCGCGGTCGGGCCGTGAGTGGTACGTGGCCCTCAACAAACGGGGCAAAGCCAAACGGGGCTGCAGCCCCCGTGCCAGACCCCAGCATGTCTCCACACACTTCCTCCCCCGATTTCGGCAGCCTCAGCCTCCTGAGCTCGCCTTCACTGTCACGCTTCCCGAAAAGAAGCCCCCACCACCAAAACTGAAGGTTGCCCCGTCGCCACCTCGAAAGAGCCCAGGCCTTGTCAAGTACCGTCTGAAGTTCCGCTTTGGGTAG